In Pseudomonas putida, a genomic segment contains:
- a CDS encoding TolC family outer membrane protein, translating to MNDRILKPLAWLCLAGLSSATLAASDDGWFGARSPEQRSLAPSQLVEQTGGQRHNPELDEPAAQHLLDINQAVHRAVNRHPSIADAIATLAQQGDGIAMARSGYYPQVKAGVGYGDTTHTGTSQTATLSASQMLYDFGKVAGSVSNAEAQSRRQQAVVLKQIDQIARQTAEATIDVQRYRLLGRIADEQVSTMERIHAMTQDRAGAGVTSRSDPIQALARVDAARANQLLLRAQYQQALQRLRTLVGGPVSGTIGALSDNQAAAVDLSWRLDTSLLPDVLIAEAERQGAEAQLRQAKASMRPSVSLDAGSTKALSGDNPTTYERHGTNNSVSINLTQPLYQGGGLRAQQRAAYNGLEAARQRSEDARLTASDQIRILREQITGNRARLGVLGSRQRGLNESRELYRDQYKLGTRSILDLLNTEQEYYQALSDVETVRHDLWMGLVGVVDAQGRSREFYGLNNTTVQGMEVLP from the coding sequence GTGAACGATCGAATACTCAAACCCCTGGCCTGGCTGTGCCTGGCCGGCCTGTCCAGCGCCACGCTGGCGGCCAGCGACGACGGCTGGTTCGGCGCGCGTAGCCCCGAGCAGCGAAGCCTGGCACCCAGCCAACTGGTCGAACAGACCGGTGGCCAACGGCACAACCCCGAACTCGACGAACCGGCAGCGCAACACCTGCTGGACATCAACCAGGCAGTGCATCGTGCCGTCAATCGCCACCCCTCCATCGCCGACGCCATCGCCACCCTGGCGCAACAAGGCGATGGCATCGCCATGGCGCGCTCCGGCTACTACCCACAAGTGAAGGCAGGCGTGGGCTATGGCGACACCACCCACACCGGCACCAGCCAGACCGCTACGCTCTCCGCCTCGCAGATGCTCTATGACTTCGGCAAGGTGGCAGGCTCGGTCAGCAACGCCGAAGCCCAGTCACGCCGGCAACAAGCGGTAGTGCTCAAGCAGATCGACCAGATCGCCCGGCAAACCGCCGAGGCCACCATCGACGTGCAACGCTACCGGCTGCTCGGGCGCATCGCCGACGAACAGGTCAGCACCATGGAGCGCATCCATGCCATGACCCAGGATCGTGCCGGGGCAGGGGTGACCAGCCGTTCCGATCCGATCCAGGCGCTGGCCCGGGTCGATGCCGCGCGGGCCAACCAACTGTTGCTGCGCGCCCAATATCAGCAGGCCCTGCAGCGCCTGCGCACGCTGGTAGGCGGTCCGGTTTCCGGAACCATCGGCGCGCTGTCCGATAACCAGGCAGCGGCGGTCGATCTGAGCTGGCGGCTGGACACCAGTCTGTTGCCCGACGTGCTGATCGCCGAGGCCGAGCGCCAAGGCGCCGAGGCGCAACTGCGCCAGGCCAAAGCCAGCATGCGCCCCTCGGTGAGCCTTGACGCCGGCAGCACCAAGGCGCTGAGCGGGGACAACCCGACCACCTACGAACGCCACGGCACCAACAACAGCGTCAGCATCAACCTGACCCAGCCGCTCTATCAGGGCGGCGGCCTGCGCGCCCAGCAGCGCGCTGCGTACAACGGCCTGGAAGCGGCGCGTCAACGCAGCGAAGACGCCCGCCTGACCGCAAGCGACCAGATCCGCATCCTGCGCGAGCAGATTACCGGCAACCGGGCCCGACTGGGCGTGCTCGGCAGCCGGCAACGCGGGCTCAACGAGTCGCGCGAACTGTACCGCGACCAATACAAGCTCGGCACCCGCTCGATCCTCGACCTGCTCAATACCGAGCAGGAGTACTACCAGGCGTTATCCGACGTCGAAACGGTCCGTCATGACCTCTGGATGGGCTTGGTCGGGGTGGTTGACGCCCAGGGCCGCAGCCGCGAGTTCTACGGCCTCAACAACACCACCGTGCAAGGAATGGAGGTACTGCCATGA
- a CDS encoding type I secretion system permease/ATPase, producing the protein MSLPAQTERWLDAMLAVARHYGIGVSEEGTRVALAWEEGGSADLQLLHMAKSLGLALRFSNLSLQQLDTCRLPLVAELDGGSICVVQAVDGEGNAGVLFSGDKGLETRISIDELRRRVRRVAILRPQVAVADARVDEYIRPFRRNWFWNIALRDWKRYGDIMLASLGANVLALAGVIFSMQVYDRVVPANSEATLWVLFGGVMLAILFEFSLRVARTHISDTIGKRADLRISDMVFGRALRLRNSARSRSTGTFISQLRETEQVRDLFSSTTVAAVADLPFFLLFVAVLWMVGGPLVFVALGAIPLLVIPGLLVQKPLERLSNEGMRESALRNAMLVEAVQGIEDIKLLRAESRFQNQWNNTNDVLANVGMRQRFFTSLLMSWTHEVQGVVYALVLALGSYLVMQGDMTTSALVASSILASRMISPLAQMASIFARWQAAKVARKGLDEIMSRPVDQPDNSRRLHRAALNGNYLLDDVRFRYNDTAKRAALQVSELRIRAGEKVAVIGRIGSGKSTLLNLLAGMHFPERGQVSLDGVDLSLLDTADVRRDVAMLTQGAHLFYGTVRENILLGAPMASDAMIMQALALSGALPFVRNLPDGLDELILEGGQGLSGGQRQTLLLARTIIRNPSVLLLDEPTANFDEMTERQVIDALGPWMKPRTLVVATHRMPVLKWVDRIIVINDGKVVMDGPKEDVIKELSK; encoded by the coding sequence ATGAGCCTGCCCGCGCAAACTGAACGCTGGCTCGATGCCATGCTCGCCGTGGCCCGTCACTACGGGATCGGCGTCTCCGAAGAGGGCACGCGCGTGGCGCTGGCCTGGGAGGAGGGCGGTTCGGCCGATCTACAGCTGCTGCACATGGCCAAGAGCCTGGGCCTGGCGCTGCGCTTCAGCAACTTGTCGTTGCAACAGCTCGACACCTGCCGGCTACCGCTGGTGGCGGAATTGGACGGCGGCAGCATCTGCGTGGTGCAGGCCGTCGACGGCGAAGGCAATGCCGGCGTGCTGTTCAGTGGCGACAAGGGGCTGGAAACCCGAATCAGCATCGATGAACTGCGCCGCCGCGTACGCCGCGTGGCGATCCTGCGTCCTCAGGTAGCAGTGGCCGATGCCCGGGTCGACGAATACATCCGGCCTTTCCGGCGCAACTGGTTCTGGAACATCGCCCTGCGCGACTGGAAGCGCTATGGCGACATCATGCTGGCGTCGTTGGGCGCCAACGTCCTGGCCCTGGCCGGGGTGATCTTCTCCATGCAGGTCTATGACCGCGTGGTCCCTGCCAACTCCGAGGCGACCCTGTGGGTACTGTTCGGTGGGGTGATGCTGGCGATTCTCTTCGAGTTCTCCCTGCGGGTGGCTCGAACGCATATTTCCGACACCATCGGCAAGCGCGCCGACCTGCGGATCTCCGACATGGTCTTCGGCCGAGCCTTGCGCCTGCGCAACTCGGCGCGCTCACGCTCGACCGGGACGTTCATCTCGCAGTTGCGCGAGACCGAGCAGGTCCGCGACCTGTTCAGCTCGACCACGGTCGCTGCGGTGGCTGACTTGCCGTTCTTCCTGTTGTTCGTGGCGGTGCTGTGGATGGTCGGTGGGCCGCTGGTATTCGTCGCCCTCGGTGCCATCCCGCTGCTGGTGATTCCGGGCCTGCTGGTGCAGAAACCCCTCGAGCGCTTGTCCAACGAAGGCATGCGCGAATCGGCGCTGCGTAACGCGATGCTGGTGGAAGCTGTGCAGGGCATCGAGGACATCAAGCTGCTGCGCGCCGAGTCGCGCTTCCAGAACCAGTGGAACAACACCAATGACGTGCTGGCCAACGTCGGTATGCGTCAGCGCTTCTTCACCAGCCTGCTGATGAGCTGGACCCACGAGGTACAGGGGGTGGTCTACGCCCTGGTGCTGGCCCTGGGTAGCTACCTGGTGATGCAGGGCGACATGACCACCAGTGCCTTGGTGGCCTCATCGATCCTCGCTTCGCGGATGATCTCGCCGCTGGCCCAGATGGCCTCGATCTTCGCCCGCTGGCAAGCGGCCAAGGTCGCTCGCAAGGGACTCGACGAAATCATGAGCCGGCCGGTCGACCAACCGGACAACAGTCGGCGCCTGCACCGTGCCGCGCTCAATGGCAACTACCTGCTCGACGATGTCCGGTTCCGCTACAACGACACGGCCAAGCGCGCCGCGCTGCAAGTATCGGAGTTGCGTATCCGGGCGGGTGAGAAGGTGGCGGTCATCGGGCGCATCGGCTCGGGCAAGTCCACATTGCTCAACCTGCTGGCGGGCATGCACTTCCCTGAGCGTGGTCAGGTTTCGCTGGACGGCGTCGACCTGTCATTACTCGATACCGCCGACGTGCGCCGCGATGTGGCCATGCTGACCCAGGGGGCGCACCTGTTCTACGGCACCGTGCGCGAAAACATCCTGCTCGGCGCACCGATGGCCAGCGACGCCATGATCATGCAGGCGTTGGCGCTGTCCGGAGCCTTGCCGTTCGTGCGCAACCTGCCGGACGGGCTCGACGAGCTGATCCTTGAAGGTGGCCAGGGGCTTTCCGGCGGCCAGCGCCAGACGCTGCTGCTGGCCCGCACGATCATCCGCAACCCCTCGGTATTGCTCCTTGACGAGCCGACCGCCAACTTCGATGAAATGACCGAACGCCAAGTCATCGATGCCCTGGGCCCGTGGATGAAACCACGCACCCTGGTCGTCGCCACCCATCGCATGCCCGTACTCAAGTGGGTTGACCGCATCATCGTCATCAATGATGGCAAGGTGGTGATGGACGGCCCTAAAGAAGATGTCATCAAGGAGCTGAGCAAATGA
- a CDS encoding HlyD family type I secretion periplasmic adaptor subunit has translation MNDQSLSVATTQATPPAIVGRPAAAPDRRRIASPAEPALPRSSLVVWLIAALLGAFTLWASLFSLDEVSTGSGKVVPSSHEQIIQSLEGGILVSLNVQEGDLVEAGQVLAQLDRTRSESAVQESASRMLAAKAEAARLYAEVNDTPLSFPEDVQAFPNLVASETALYKSRKESLAKNLAGIAEAVTLVRRELAMTQPLVARGAASDVEVLRLRRQANELERKATEMRSEYVVKAREGLAKANAEIAAQSSVTRGRSDALNRTTFNSPVRGIVKDIEVFTVGGVIPQNGKLMEIVPVDEKLLVEARISPRDVAFIRPGLDATVKVSAYDYSIYGGLHGKVTTISPDTIQDEVKREVYYYRVFIRTDVDHLSNDNGERFNIVPGMVATVDINTGSKTVLDYLLKPFNKAREALRER, from the coding sequence ATGAACGACCAGTCGCTCTCAGTGGCCACTACCCAGGCAACGCCTCCGGCAATCGTCGGCAGGCCCGCCGCCGCGCCTGACCGGCGCCGCATTGCCAGCCCCGCCGAGCCTGCGCTGCCGCGTTCGAGCCTGGTGGTCTGGCTGATCGCCGCGCTGCTCGGCGCCTTTACCCTCTGGGCCAGCCTGTTCTCGCTCGATGAGGTCTCCACCGGCAGCGGCAAGGTCGTGCCGTCCTCGCACGAGCAGATCATCCAGTCGCTCGAAGGTGGCATCCTGGTGTCGTTGAACGTGCAGGAGGGCGACCTGGTGGAGGCTGGCCAGGTACTGGCCCAGCTGGACCGCACCCGTAGCGAGTCGGCGGTGCAGGAAAGCGCCTCGCGCATGCTCGCCGCCAAGGCCGAGGCCGCTCGCTTGTATGCTGAGGTCAACGATACGCCGTTGAGCTTCCCCGAGGACGTGCAGGCATTTCCCAACCTGGTTGCCAGCGAAACCGCGCTCTACAAGTCGCGCAAGGAAAGCCTGGCGAAGAACCTGGCCGGTATCGCCGAAGCAGTGACCCTGGTGCGCCGCGAACTGGCCATGACCCAACCACTGGTGGCGCGCGGCGCGGCCAGCGATGTAGAAGTCCTGCGCCTGCGCCGCCAGGCCAACGAACTGGAGCGCAAGGCCACCGAAATGCGCAGTGAGTACGTGGTCAAGGCGCGTGAGGGCCTGGCCAAGGCCAATGCCGAGATCGCCGCGCAAAGCTCAGTGACTCGCGGGCGGTCGGACGCGCTCAACCGCACCACCTTCAATTCGCCGGTGCGCGGCATCGTCAAGGACATCGAAGTGTTCACCGTCGGTGGGGTGATCCCGCAGAACGGCAAACTGATGGAAATCGTGCCGGTGGACGAAAAGCTGCTGGTCGAGGCGCGGATCTCGCCGCGCGATGTCGCCTTCATTCGCCCCGGGCTGGACGCCACGGTCAAGGTCAGCGCGTACGATTACTCGATCTATGGCGGGCTGCACGGCAAGGTCACGACGATATCGCCAGATACCATCCAGGATGAGGTCAAGCGTGAGGTGTACTACTACCGGGTGTTCATACGCACCGACGTCGATCACCTGAGCAACGACAACGGCGAGCGCTTCAACATCGTGCCGGGCATGGTCGCCACCGTCGATATCAATACCGGCAGCAAGACCGTTCTCGATTACCTGCTCAAGCCATTCAACAAGGCGCGGGAGGCATTGCGCGAGCGCTGA